Genomic segment of Arachis hypogaea cultivar Tifrunner chromosome 16, arahy.Tifrunner.gnm2.J5K5, whole genome shotgun sequence:
gccaactccactgaaccgaacatcattcatgtgctgaataaaacgtcataaacatttaatcatcaagaaaaatatttctacatgtacaaggactcaattgaacacactaacaatcaagtaaaTCAAAAAGAGCAACTCCACTGAAGTGAGCaacattcatgtgctgaataaaacgtcgtaaacattcaatcatcaagaatagcATTTTTCCATGCAAAAGAAGTTAACTAAACACATAACAATCAGGTGAATCGAAATGGTCAACACCACTTAACCAAACAccaatcatgtgctgaataaaacgtgataagcACTCAatcaataagaaaaatatttctgcatgcacaagAACTCAACtgaatcaaaatgagcaactccacttaaccgagcaaaatgttggtgttgttggtgattaTAACGAAAGAATAATCTGTGTGcgcgaagaagaagaacctacgtGCGCGAATttgaaagaaggaggaggagaaatactattcttgttgattgaaagttgatcaccatttattcaccacataaaTATTTTCGGTTCGGTCAGTGTTTAAGATTATTGTGATAGCATGCAGCAATCATTTCCTAGCTGTCTCAACGTAATaacctcattcaactgatttgaagttgaatcattcattgtttccaTTCAGAAATGtagattgaagaagaaaacgaaaaagaagaagaatgacggAGCTTATTATGTTGAATTCAATGCAAATCAATAATGAAGAATGCGAGCAAAGAAGAAAAAAGCGAATAGAGGAGAATGGCGAATTTTATTaggttgaagaaaaagaagaagaacgcgAACAGAGAAAAAGAAGGAGGTTGGGGAGGTGCATCTGATTGAAGTTACTTGAATAGTTTGGATGAAAAAATTACATGGACGTAGAgttttttccttttatattttagtaGTTAGTTTTAATATACATCtagcataattttataaaaaataattaattttattttaatatttaaaatgaataaatatttttaaattttaaattaaataaatccaTTAAACGGAAAgagtttagtattttttttaaatgaaaatttaatttgtaaaCATGTAAcaatacctatatatatataatattaagatTAGTATTGGACTTATAGCTCACTTAGAAAATTATGctataaatatgaatataatataataatatgaatatacataatataatttaaaacgcTAATATTCCTCTTTACCCTAATTCTAAGGATCTCTATTCATGATTTTTATCATATTCTTTCTATCTCTTGATATACACAATATTGTATCATATACTTACATATATACtcgattattattattgttgatgtGATCTAATTTTTACAAGTTTTATATCATATCCAAATTATGGTAAATTTTATCCaaccttttttaaaataaaaagtaaattatcTCTTATGCTATGTCTAATGATTATTGGATAGAATGGATTATCTCATCATGATTAACtgtaactattaatttaatttaagttataATAACTTAATCAATTAACCAAAATATAACTTtttgtaatttataaaaattattagaaaaattgaGTTTTCTGAAGTCACCCATAAATATTGAAACTTATTgatgtgtaaaataattttagaaaatggGAGAAAGACAGAcacttattatatatttattgagtAAATACCCAATCTGATCCTTATCCATTTTCACGAAAGACAAAGCGATTTCTGTCTAAAAAAGGGACACTTCGACccttaacctttttattttgggacaatacggtctttctgttaaaaaattcattaaataataataaaaattagttttctggggttttatttgtattttgtgggggGTTTTAAACCTCAAAAAACTATTaataactttgtttttcaaaaattccttcaTCAATGGTGGTTAAGTGAAGAAAAACTATTGATAAAAATGATGCCacaaaaaaaagtaattatagtACAATatcttttaaaggaaaaaaataacatcgaacaaaaaatgaaataaaagaattttaaTGTTGACAATATtgatattgatgatgatgatgatagaggagataatgatgatgataaagtaATAGAGGTAGGAGTGAAAACAATGAAGATGAAAAAGATAATAGTAGTAGtgtcccaaaataaaaagatTGAAGGTTGAAGTGTCCATTTTTTTGGACAGGAATCGCTTTATCCTTCGTGAAAATAGACAAAAACCGAATTGGGTCTTTACTCTATATTTATTCTATGTttcaattcatatttttttaataaaggaaGAGTTTAGATATGATGTGAAACTGTAAATTAGAtccttataataataataataatcaagtatatatttaagtatattatatacataggtgtctatatatatatgttcaaatATATCATAAATATTGAAATGAGATTATAGAGAATAATTGAACCCTTTTGTTATTGATTATTAATCACTTGCTACCTCTATTCTTCTCGGGAACCTTCACCACATATGTAGTACTATGTGCTTTCACAGTAGTATTTGTTTCCATTTGGGTCCCTGAGATAAAGGGAAAAACTCTTAAAAGAAATTCAAAGGTCTTTTAGATGAAAGTTTCTTCCAgcaattttgtattattattattgttattgttgtattattatttgatttacaGATGAATTCCTCACTGTAATCCTGTATTGGCAAGTTCATTAAAATTTTGTGTGAATTGGCTATGTTCATATTATTCAACATGTGCTGATGCTCCTCTATGGAAAATGACAGTTAATACTCATTAGTTTAATTcatttttctatattttgatTTCAATGAAAAATGGTAGCCAAATTAGTATTGTGCATGAATTGCAGATAGTTTCACGGGATCTTAAGTTTAAACCTCATTGCAACTtatgcaataaaataaaataaaacaaataaatttatatattattttaacatcaatatttttttaataattaatgtgttttttttaattaaaaaaatgtcaaaagtatttagtgtataaatattgttattgaaaaatttaaataaataaatcaaactatGATCAAACAACATTATTTACTATTAGAAGTCAAACTAATTGATTTTGGGTGGACCCTAATCTAATTAGATGTTCAATAATCAATATACATAAAATCAGACCAAAATTTAAgtccttttaaatattttttttaatgtagttttttttttactaaaaataggaGATTCGAATCCGTAAcctctcttaattgagtatggagagactatgccatttgaactattactcattggctattttttttaatgtagttATGATTTAAATAAGATGTTATAAAGATAGGACAAAGTTCTTTAGAGAACATTAACAACACATATAGTTGATTGATCTGAGTCTGGTCTGCAATCTGCTATTAGTattatagtttttttaaaatattaaacctGATCTATTATTTAACTTGATCTGGTCTGAAGTCTGTTAAAAGgcctgttaattttttttataaaaataaaagtattatttaaaaaaatattttttaataaacatatgtaaaatatcatatttaatatttataaaaaattttaaactttaaaatatttaaaatatacaaaactatttataattaaatataataaatttaaaatatcttataattttattaataataaaaaaattatttatatataattatatattaaaaagtttaaacaaaTCTAACAGATTAGACCAAACTAATTAATAAACTTAAATCTAacctattaatataataaaatttttataacaattTAAATTTGTGCCTATTTTATAGCAAGCCAAACTACATGTCTTGGCTGACCGCTTAGCCTTTTTCCACCCGTAACAAGAATACCATATATTACCACAACACACTCGCCTTGTTTCACTCTCTGACATTAAAATTACGGAATTACCCttatcttattcttcttcttcttcaaaactatCCTTCCAGAAACACTCACACACAACACTGTCTCCACTACAAACATAccataaaataaacaaattaaaataaaataaataaaataacctgAGGCGGTTTCCGGCAGCGGAGCGATGGCGGTATTATCGGAGATAAACGACGGCGACGAGGAGAAAGAGCTGGACGAGGAGCCCGGCGAGGTGATCGAATCGGCGCCGCCGCAGAAGGTCGGCGAAGAGAGGGAACTCGGTAACTATGGactgaagaagaagctcatcaaGCGCGGAATCGGTTGGGAAACTCCTGAGCTCAACGATGAAGTCACTGGTACGTGTATAATTACATTTCCACCCTTCCAGCTAAAACGCATGCTCAGAAAAATCTCTCTGTATTTTCTTTCTTATGTTGTTATGGATGGAGAACGATGTAATGTAGGGTGAGTTTGTTTcagcttttgaaaaagaaaaaaaagagaaaggtgATTTTACATATAATTGAAGAAGTTGAGAATGTATGAAGCTGAAAATCAgatttattgtttttttaattaGGATTGTTTTTGAAAATCAGATTTTTCTGGCAAAATAAGCTGAAACAAGAACACTCTTAGTGGCAGTAGttgttgttaataataaaaaatgcttaatgtttgattatttatttcaTCTCGAGAATGCAGTGCACTATGTTGGGACTTTGGAAGATGGAACCAAGTTTGATTCCAGTAGGGATAAAGATCAACCTATAAAGTTCACTCTTGGTCAAGGTATTTATTAAAGCAAGTACTGCTTGTTTTTTGATGCCTTGTTTTTCTTGAACAATCAATACATGAGTAAATAAATTTTTGTCTGATGGTAAAGAAGCTCAGTTTGTCATATGAGGATGCAATTTAAGTTCGAATTTTAGTTTACAGTTTTTAATAGGTACATTcagtgaaaaagaatgagagtaaaaacttgttttaatttaaaaaaataaaaaaatatcaaattttggTGTAGGCTGTTTGGATTAGATGTTAAGGAATGTAAGATTAAAAAATAACTAGTTTCTCATTTTGTTGATGGGGTTTGATAGGTGAACTGGCTGCTGGATTGGATCATGGAATAATCACCATGAAGAAGGGGGAGGTAGCTTTGTTCACAATACCTGATGAGGCGGGTGTTTCATCGGCCAACTCCAAGCAGTTTGAGGTGGAGCTCATTTCGTGGATCAAAGTGGTGGATGTTTGCAGAGATGGTGGGATTATCAAGAAAATTATGGAGAAGGGGGTTGGGGATGAGCGACCCCGTGATCCAGATGAAGTCCTTGGTATTCTTACAGCTGCTTATGCATATTTTTTTCTTACTGTCAGTTGAACATGTTGACAAGTTGAGACCTGCGTACATTTTTTGTTGACTCACATGTTTCCCCATTCTTTTATTACTGCAGTGAAGTATCGGATGGCACTAGCTGATGACACTATTGTTGCTGAAACACCAGAAGGAGGAGTTGAATTTCATGTTAAGGATGGTATATTTATTGAATTATTCAGAATAAACTGTGGTATAGTTCCATTTTTTCATCTTATAGTGTGAGTGACCAATTATTGTTCTTGGTGAACCCTAAGGTCATCTTCTTCCGGGATTGCCAAGAGTAATCATGACTATGACAAAGGGAGAGAAGGCTCAATTAATTGTTCAACCCCACTGTATGTCTCCTGGTCTTATAATCCACCTTCTATATCCTTTTTCACAATCTTTCTAGTATCAAAATGAGGTGTATCACATTTCCTTATATTCTGTCATCGAGTCAAGTTACATGAATCTTTGGACTCAACTTACTTTGACTGAAATGAAAATGTTGTAGCAATCTTCATTATCCATTGGGATGTTTCTGCATAAACAGCATAGTTGTAGTTAATTTATGTTTCCCTAGGCACTTCGGGCTACTATAACATATTTGCCTTAATAGATTTTTTGGTTCATTTTCTGCAACAAATTAATGTTTATGCATCAATCATGAAGATCAACTGAAAGttaaagcattttgtttttcttttgattaaACGAATGCAAATAAACATCGCTTTCAGAAGACAAAAGATATTGCAGTTAACCCAGGCTGCTTGTTGCACCTTCTGTTTGCAAGTTGCAACTATTAATCCCTCATTAAGTGTACATATCTTTTTTCTGTAAAGTTGGATTCAGTCTGAATAACAATAACTAATCTTTGTTGCATCTTACAAAATCTACTTCGTTATTAACTATTCATTCTTCTGTGGATGTCAAGCTggaatttcatttttcttcttagttttagGTAACTTCCTGATCAATATCTGATATAGTTAGTTGGGAATTGGAATTGTATTTCATATGGTGCCTGCAGATGCTTTTGGAGAGAAGGGGAGTGAAGCTAGCAATGGAGTACATTCTGTTCCACCAAATTCAGTGCTGCATGTTAATATTGAATTGGTTTCTTTCAAGCCTGTCATAGATGTTACTGGTGACTCCAAGGTGcttaagaaaattttgaaagaaggAGAGGGTGCTTCCACAGCAAATGAGGGTGCAAATGTTACAGGTAAGAAAAGAACATGCATTTCATATTTAATCTCAGCTAGTACAACCATTTGTATTGGAGGGTTGCTAGTGGTGCAACTGAGCTTGGTTATGACGTATTTATACTAATAAGGTTTATCTTAATATTATGTTACAGGAAATTTTAAACCTGTAGTGGTGCAACTGAGTTTAATGATAACATATTTATAATAGTAAGGTTTATCTTCATATGATGCGACAAGAAATTTTAAACCTATAGCCAAGATCTGATGTTTCATATCAAATATTCTCAGACTATTGAGCCCCCTGAGCTTTCAAATGATGATCGTTGGCATCTCTCTATGTTAAAATCTTAGCATAATAGAAGTTTGAATATCATAGATTATGATTGCAAAATAATTAGCAACTAGTTCAGTTCATATATCTTCAATGCTAAAAAGTGTGGCTAGTTTCATGTTGACCATTCCTGAATGCAGTGTCGCCTTGAATTATAGGAGACAAAGAGCACAAAATTTTTCCCCATATTATCTGCCAATTCAGTTTCAGATTTACTTTAATGTCTAATTACTGGAAACAAAACAGTATCAAGGGAAATGTATTAACTTTTGCATCTAAACAGGATTAGAATAACAGCATAGTCATATTCAAATAAAAACGTGGATGCAATGATTGTAGTTGTGATCAATGACATGTTAATTGTTACCTAAACCTAGTATTTTTTCTAGTTGGCTTTCTAAGAACACATTTCTACCTACATCCATAAACTTcgttttttctttcaaattaagAAATTGTTGTACCTGTAATGTCATTTATTGCACAAATGAATGTAGAATCAGATACTGAAGTAGGGGATTTGCTAAACTCATTTCTTTTGATAAAATCTGTGGCAGTCAGTTACACAGCAAAGCTAGAAGATGGAACTGTATTTGAGAAAAGAGGAATCGATGAAACTCCTCCTTTGGAATTTATAACTGATGAAGGTGAGTGTATTCTTGTTACGTCTTGGTTAAACTCTTTGACATGACCAATTAAACTCTTTTACATGAGTACATGACCTATTGTTTATGGCATTTTTTGAGTGATGACGCTAGTGTTTATAAATTGCTAGTGCAGAACAAGTGATTGTTGGTCTAGATCGAGCAGTGGTAACTATGAAGAAGGGTGAGAGAGCCATAATTAGCATACATCCTGATTATGCATTTGGAGATGTTGAAGTAAAACGGGACTTCGCCATGGTTCCACCAAGCTCACGTGTAGTCTATGATGTTGAAATGAAAAATTTCATTAAGGTAATGGGAAAAAAAAGGGGTTGGTGTGGGTCTGCGTTTGTCCATTAAGGAGTTAAATATCTTGATGTTTTTTCTGTGGATTATGATGCAAACTAGTACCATACgccataaaatgaaaaaaaaaaaaaaaagaaacctgcAGTAACTTTAGTTTTGGATGCTGCGTGCAGCTTATCATTTACATAAATATGTTTGTCTGCCCATATTAGTTCTTTTCAACTCTCTTAGATTCTATTTGCTTAACAGGAGAAAGCACCATGGGAATTGAAAAGTAACGAGAAAATTGATACAgctaaaaggaagaaagaagaaggcaaTATGCTATTTAAATGTTGCAAGTATGAGCGGGCAGCCAAGAAGTATGATAAGGTAGCTTGAATTGTGTTGGCATTGAGTTTTCAAGGTTTAGTAACCTCCTTTTACCTTCCTGGCTAATCAATGATACCTTGTTTCTCTCAGGCTGCTGATTATGTTAGTGAAGATGGATCGTTTGGGGATGATGAGGAAAAACAAGCTAAAGCATTAAGAGTGTCATGCTGGTTGAATGGTGCAGCTTGTTGCCTTAAACTTAACGACTTTCCTGGAGCAATCAAGTTATGTTCACAGGTAAACAGCCAATTAAAGTCATGTGTAGGAATAAGATTTAAAGCTTTGTTATTCAGTGAGCAGATTGCTATTTGAATAGTGAATAGGATAAAATGTGGGGGAGAGAAGTGATGACAAGTTGTATGCTTCTGGTAAAGCTAATAGAGAGGTACTGGCAACAAAAATAGTTCCAGTTAGAGTCCCAGTGTGCTATTTAGTAGACAGGTTCTGTAAATTGAATTTAGTTACTTGAAGTAAACTTTCTCTGCAAATTCTCTTCCAACTGTTGTATTGTCTGCTGGAAACTCGTGTGAATTTTGGAAAGGAATACACTACTTTCTTAACTTCTAGTTTAATAATGACAGTGCTTAAACATAAATGACTGCCACAAGATGAGCATTAAGAATTGTTGGATTGGCACATAATGAATGCTGAACTCTGTATAAAATTGTTAATCAGTAAATAAAATTTCATGATAAAACGTCACTGACCCTCGCATACCTCTGAGTTCAAATAAGGAGAAGGATCGATTAATATCCTTCCCCATTCAGCTTATCACGAGCCTTAGTTATAGAAGTTAATGTCTTACGTTTCTTACTTTTTATCAGGTGCTTGATGTTGAGATTTGCAACGTAAAAGCTTTATACAGACGAGCGCAGGCATATATAGAGACTGGAGATTTTCTGTTGGCAGATGTAGACATCAAGAAAGCTCTTGAGGTGGACCCACAAAATAGGTACTTATATAAGTGTTGATTGGAGTAAATTACCGCTTGATTGGATGAAAGGTTCATAATGGGAGCATGTTTTTTTCATTTTCCAGGGAGGTAATGGtaatgaagaagaaattaaagCAACTTCAGGCTGAGAATGATAAGAAATATGCTAAGCTCTATGAAAATATGTTTGCGCATAAAGAAAAGGATTCATCTGTGGCAACAAAGGTGATTAGTGTTTGAACTTTGTTActcatttttgcttgtttttgaaATTTGGAGCTTGTATTGCCTGAAATCCCACTTGCTGAATGGTTGGAGGAAACTTGAGCACATCACATATTCACATCTAAGATTGAAGTAATCAACAAATACCATTTTAGAAAAAGAACTAACAATTGAAGCATGAATCTACTAGTTTAGGCTGTAGCCCAGATGAGGACcatggataaaatattttttaacattgcCTAGTTCTCATTTAAGGACTTGTATATAATTTCTTGGTTTTCTTTACCTTGTTATTAATCCTTGTTATTTGTCATTACTAAACACCCCCATAAACACTGTTTGTAACTGAAGTTCTTACCCTTCTGCATCAGAGATTGaaggttgaaaaagaagaggacgAGAAGAAAAATGAAGAGGCCACGAAGATGGAAATGGACAAAGTTGCGGATAGTGCTGCTCCTTCTGTCGACGGTCTAATTGTGGATTCATAATGATATTTATGATATTCACATGTATAGttcttacaaaattttttattgcaattctAATATAAGTGGTAGATGGAATGCAAGATTCCAAGTTCAAATTAGATGGAAGTTTTAGACTTAGCTGATTTAGCAAACTCTAGTGAAACTAGATTAATTCACGATCATTTGTCTTGACTTCGTGCATGTACTTGAGTGTGAGCAGTTCGAACTCTTTGAATGTTGTTCAAGTGGGTTTATATGTCATGAAGTGACCAAATAAGGGTGAGGACTAATAGCTGAATAACATTTATAAGTTGGTTGAATGAGCCAAATATATTTTCTAATAGAAAAGCTAAGCATTCAAATTTTTTACTTAACTAAGTTTAACTAAGTTGAAATAATACATTTTAGATTTCCGTGCTACTTTTATTTTAGCAGAAATAAAAATGCATATAACTGAATTTGATGTACATGTTCTGcaatttcttctctttcttctgctCCTTCTTCTatgtctttttctctctctcctttttcttcttccacatcatcattatcatcctctcttccctttctctgtttttccctctttgttttatttttttatttctctctcttaaaaaagaaacaagaaaaaaaacaaaaaatgcataatcaaaataaagaagtaagagcaacaaaaatgaaaaaaagaaaaataataaaaaaaactaaagaagTTCTTGTTAAGAAATTACTGCATTAAGtccagaattttgaaaatttctggttaaaaatttgtgttaaaaaatttCAATGTCTAAGGTAAGAAAATTTATGTGatatcattaaaaaattttggtgtgtaatttttctgttttatatttttcctaaacaattcctcctcctccttctttcttttgttttcgtagttttttttgttttacactcatataattctttttttttgaaaaataaaaaaaataaaaaaataaaaaaaggagaaattatgtaccttttattttattttttggtttattttttttgacaataaacataaaaaattttgaagaaaaaacgaataactttataaataaaagcatagaaattctatacgtaaaaaaaaaaagacgaataaaaagaagcaaaaaatataatacttaatTTGAGGGAAAATaactttataaataaaattaaatgtacttaaatttttctttaatttaatcaCTAATACATAACATAGTATATAATATATACCAGTAAATTAATAACACTTCATAGCTTAGATAATGACATTCATCTttctatttttagataaaaatataatatttaatttgagaaaaaatatGAATCACATAGGacactaataagtaataacacatttttttttttttttttttttggtcaagtggaTTGAACAACCCCCAATCTTAAGTATCACAACTCACCTACACTACACACTCACCCACACACATTTTAAGGGTTCATAATCAATACTTGGTGCACTCACTAAGATTTGAACCCGAGTGCAGCATATTAAGAGGCACATGGTGTTACCAGTTGAGCTAAGCCTCAGCTGCAAGTAATAACACATTTAAATGTCACTGCTAGTGCCATTAATTACGTAAAACCGTTGGGCCTGTAAGATCACCTACACTTTTAGTATAAACGGGCTGAGGCCCAAATAAGAATGATAGAGAGAGCTTGAAAAACACTACCGAAACTAAAACCTGGCCGCCTGCTTAccctactttcttcttcttcttcttcttcttcctcctccacggcttcttcttctttcactctctcttcTGAAACACTTCGTCTTCTTCGTCCTTCCATAATAGGATGGGCGAAATctacaaaatcaactcaatagaTTGGAGACCCTCTCCGGTAGTCGCTCTTGCCACCAGCGTCGACGGCCTCCGTGTAGCCGCAGCTCGCCAAGACGGTTCCCTTGAACTCTGGCTCGTATCTCCCGGCTCCATTGGCTGGCACTGTCAACTTGTAATCAagattcttcttatttctttttacttttttatttatggaattttatttatttatttactttttgtttaGACGATTCATGGTGACCCTACTACAAGAGTATCTTCGCTTCTTTGGTGCCCTGGCGGCTCCAATGGCATGCCGTGCGGTCGTTTGTTTTCGTCTAACATTGATGGTTCAGTTTCCAAGTGGGATCTTTTCCACCTGAAGCAAACGGTATTGTGGCTTTTCCCCCCAACTTTTACTGAAATG
This window contains:
- the LOC112697736 gene encoding 70 kDa peptidyl-prolyl isomerase, with amino-acid sequence MAVLSEINDGDEEKELDEEPGEVIESAPPQKVGEERELGNYGLKKKLIKRGIGWETPELNDEVTVHYVGTLEDGTKFDSSRDKDQPIKFTLGQGELAAGLDHGIITMKKGEVALFTIPDEAGVSSANSKQFEVELISWIKVVDVCRDGGIIKKIMEKGVGDERPRDPDEVLVKYRMALADDTIVAETPEGGVEFHVKDGHLLPGLPRVIMTMTKGEKAQLIVQPHYAFGEKGSEASNGVHSVPPNSVLHVNIELVSFKPVIDVTGDSKVLKKILKEGEGASTANEGANVTVSYTAKLEDGTVFEKRGIDETPPLEFITDEEQVIVGLDRAVVTMKKGERAIISIHPDYAFGDVEVKRDFAMVPPSSRVVYDVEMKNFIKEKAPWELKSNEKIDTAKRKKEEGNMLFKCCKYERAAKKYDKAADYVSEDGSFGDDEEKQAKALRVSCWLNGAACCLKLNDFPGAIKLCSQVLDVEICNVKALYRRAQAYIETGDFLLADVDIKKALEVDPQNREVMVMKKKLKQLQAENDKKYAKLYENMFAHKEKDSSVATKRLKVEKEEDEKKNEEATKMEMDKVADSAAPSVDGLIVDS